From Epinephelus lanceolatus isolate andai-2023 chromosome 12, ASM4190304v1, whole genome shotgun sequence, the proteins below share one genomic window:
- the LOC117272411 gene encoding uncharacterized protein LOC117272411 — protein MCTEMMHKGERKSSAVYLASAVILMCYLVQTIDCYRLRKTERREGRREADAAQTAAVQEGKILFGSGLGSHADRNKKSSSNTSVDDEAAYQADSAGWSKGQVYDPSPKEASFKRMAPSLQCGPDQMKFRAVGPGATQFAVEQVNAAPMPLSQVPSTCGYNMQRNLLGLVLLVPYDGCNMVQEGGNYMLPMRWQGTPVSLMCPKPAAPAATTAAPHHPAPHHPAPQVPQIPHYFPPYMYPKYPVVPKPTTATTTTTAKKPQVPQYPFYPPFYPYPQPVPVTTAVPTTTTAKPAADTFPPPMYPFPFYPSFPWPFPGPLPATPKPTTTTTKAPTKPLIPPFPPYLPFYPPFNPFYPPFMPPYPNFPTPKPTTTTPETTTKKKDPTPHPHIHPHVHYPYPFPPAPFPISG, from the exons ATGTGTACTGAGATGATGCAtaaaggagagaggaaaagttCTGCTGTTTACTTGGCTTCAGCTGTTATTCTGATGTGTTATTTAGTGCAAACAATAGACTGCTATCGACTGAGGAAAACAGAACGACGAGAGGGGCGAAGAGAAGCTGACGCAGCCCAAACAGCAGCTGTCCAAGAGGGGAAAATCTTGTTCGGGTCAGGCCTTGGGTCACATGCAGATAGGAACAAGAAGTCATCCTCAAACACCTCTGTGGATGATGAAGCTGCTTATCAAGCGGACTCTGCAG GCTGGTCGAAAGGACAAGTATATGACCCCAGTCCCAAAGAAGCATCATTTAAGCGCATGGCACCTTCCCTGCAGTGTGGGCCAGACCAGATGAAGTTTAGAGCAGTGGGCCCAGGAGCTACACAGTTTGCAGTGGAACAAG TAAACGCAGCTCCGATGCCTCTGTCCCAAGTCCCCTCCACCTGTGGCTACAACATGCAGAGGAACCTGCTTGGGCTTGTTTTGTTGGTTCCCTATGATGGCTGCAACATGGTGCAAGAG GGTGGAAATTATATGCTCCCAATGCGTTGGCAGGGAACTCCAGTCTCACTCATGTGTCCCAAACCTGCAGCACCTGCtgccacaactgctgcccctcATCACCCTGCCCCTCATCACCCTGCCCCTCAGGTGCCTCAAATTCCCCATTACTTTCCACCCTACATGTATCCTAAATACCCCGTAGTACCAAAACCTACGACGGCAACGACCACAACAACTGCAAAGAAACCACAAGTTCCTCAATACCCGTTCTACCCTCCATTTTACCCCTATCCCCAACCTGTTCCCGTCACAACAGCAgtgcccaccaccaccactgcaaAGCCAGCAGCAGACACGTTTCCTCCACCGATGTATCCTTTTCCTTTCTACCCTTCTTTTCCTTGGCCCTTTCCAGGGCCTCTGCCAGCAACCCCGAAACCCACGACAACTACAACAAAGGCGCCAACTAAACCCCTGATACCGCCGTTCCCACCATACCTGCCTTTCTATCCTCCATTTAATCCTTTTTACCCTCCCTTTATGCCTCCCTATCCCAACTTTCCAACCCCTAAGCCCACAACAACGACACCTGAAACGACAACCAAGAAGAAGGACCCAACACCGCACCCTCATATTCATCCGCATGTCCATTATCCATATCCATTTCCTCCTGCTCCTTTCCCCATTTCAGGCTAG
- the LOC117272523 gene encoding glutamate-rich protein 6 has translation MRPLYIFIFMALQSSWLFNGFTPVRRTDNKMRSSSSYAAAATSEHHLLEPLSAVDDLMISEGCPQSVSDPPTYCIRAAGVLRYNRESDNHRMNLTTTLPELVTESEVKCEYCGEKARPSLDLTWAQGPESGPLFCCTRRQWLYEMLMKERCLAEGRCDPRTMTSPIDKPATETEELVLQGKAMEDHNKFIMDLPQGLGEQSEQRVYEDYSLQLPVAETIAPTSKVLSFRLSCALGKGCWTVYPCGTTEKQLKTKEEEEQPLIPFCDHKSLKFGICHHQAGAEFLQKYYPSGMKFLTVFPDGSAQVFYPSGLLALVVVVTEENGRVCIVYEDSDASCQPIRALFQSDGRATCYHSNGNIWLTFNSSGGQCLDETGARVRRWSWGSLSLTPTPLQPIFLSFNKSVGVRVLGKEKVFVSFLAKGQQVKFSVGTCCAQAECKTNTAASGPPVLKEELFVYAARIRINLAIKHLRQCLMTPSHPRLLKTTQAPHLHGVAQSLLEVSANVMMSESERAFIYRCLQDCLKCTG, from the exons ATGCGTCCACTGTATATATTCATCTTCATGGCTCTTCAGTCTTCATGGCTCTTCAATGGCTTTACTCCAGTCAGAAGGACAGACAACAAGATGAggtccagctcctcct atgctgctgctgctacatcAGAGCATCATCTCCTTGAGCCACTATCTGCCGTGGATGACCTC ATGATATCAGAGGGCTGTCCGCAGTCTGTCAGTGACCCGCCCACCTATTGTATCAGAGCAGCAGGAGTTCTGAGGTACAATCGGGAGTCTGACAACCACAGGATGAACTTAACAACCACTCTACCAGAG CTTGTGACTGAAAGTGAAGTGAAATGTGAGTACTGTGGAGAAAAGGCCCGACCTTCACTGGATCTAACGTGGGCACAGGGGCCTGAG TCAGGTCCACTCTTCTGTTGTACCCGGCGGCAGTGGCTGTATGAGATGCTGATGAAGGAGAGATGTTTGGCTGAGGGGAGGTGTGACCCGAGGACCATGACATCGCCCATAGACAAGCCagccacagagacagaggagcttGTCCTCCAAGGCAAGGCGATGGAGGACCACAACAAGTTCATCATGGACTTGCCACAAGGACTCGG AGAACAATCAGAACAGAGAGTCTATGAGGATTACTCACTCCAGCTACCTGTGGCAGAAACAA TTGCACCAACATCAAAGGTGCTCAGCTTCCGGCTCTCCTGTGCTCTAGGAAAAGGATGCTGGACAGTGTATCCCTGTGGCACAACTGAGAAGCAATTGAAaacaaaagaggaagaggagcagccGTTGATCCCTTTTTGTGACCACAAGTCACTTAAATTCGGCATATGTCATCATCAG GCTGGGGCAGAATTTCTGCAGAAGTATTATCCCAGTGGGATGAAATTTCTCACTGTGTTCCCTGATGGCTCTGCTCAGGTCTT CTATCCCTCAGGCCTCCTGGCTCTCGTTGTCGTGGTCACTGAAGAAAATGGAAGGGTCTGCATCGTGTATGAAGACAGTGATGCCTCCTGTCAACCGATTAGAGCGCTGTTCCAGTCCGATGGCAGGGCGACATGTTATCACAGCAATGGAAATATATG GCTGACCTTCAACAGTTCAGGCGGTCAGTGTTTGGATGAGACGGGTGCCAGGGTTCGTCGGTGGAGCTGGGGCAGCCTGAGCCTCACTCCCACTCCCTTACAACCTATATTCCTGTCCTTCAACAAAAGCGTTGGGGTCCGAGTcctcgggaaggaaaaagtgttTGTCTCCTTCCTGGCGAAAGGTCAACAGGTTAAGTTCAGTGTGGGCACCTGCTGCGCTCAG GCTGAATGTAAAACAAACACGGCTGCTTCAGGACCTCCTGTACTGAAGGAGGAGCTGTTTGTGTATGCAGCCAGGATCAGGATCAACCTGGCCATTAAGCATCTCCGCCAGTGCCTGATGACGCCCTCCCATCCCCGGCTGCTGAAGACTACACAAGCCCCTCACCTCCATGGTGTCGCCCAGAGTCTTCTGGAAGTCAGTGCTAATGTGATGATGAGTGAGAGTGAAAGAGCCTTCATCTATAGGTGCCTTCAGGACTGTCTTAAATGCACTGGCTAA
- the selenot1a gene encoding thioredoxin reductase-like selenoprotein T1a: protein MAMKWLRFSLLVLGVFSLCCATSGDSSGVKKMKMQFATGPLLKFQICISUGYKRVFEEYTQALYQRYPDIRIEGENYLPVPLYRHVASFLSVFKLLVIGLIIIGRDPFALFGMQAPGIWEWGQGNKIYACMMVFFLSNMIENQLMSTGAFEITLNDVPVWSKLESGHLPSMQQLVQILDNEMKMNVHMNTGPHHHS, encoded by the exons ATGGCGATGAAGTGGTTGCGTTTTTCGCTCCTCGTCTTGGGGGTTTTCTCGCTGTGCTGCGCCACGTCTGGTGACAGCAGCGGCgtgaagaagatgaagatgcaGTTTGCGACGGGACCACTCCTCAAGTTTCAAATATG CATTTCCTGAGGGTACAAGCGGGTGTTTGAGGAGTACACGCAGGCCTTGTACCAGCGGTACCCAGACATCCGCATTGAAGGGGAGAATTATCTTCCTGTGCCCCTCTATCG aCATGTTGCttccttcctgtctgtgttcAAACTGCTGGTGATTGGGCTGATTATTATCGGCAGGGACCCATTCGCCCTCTTCGGTATGCAAGCCCCAGGCATCTGGGAGTGGGGCCAGGGAAACAAG ATATATGCCTGCATGATGGTGTTCTTCCTCAGCAATATGATTGAAAACCAGTTAATGTCCACAGGAGCTTTTGAAATCACATTAAATG ATGTGCCAGTGTGGTCCAAACTAGAGTCAGGTCACCTGCCCTCCATGCAGCAGCTCGTGCAAATCCTGGACAATGAGATGAAGATGAATGTTCACATGAACACAGGGCCACACCACCACTCCTAA
- the kif2c gene encoding kinesin-like protein KIF2C isoform X2 has product MEASMSRLLVGLSVKISRSDGRVHLAMVKSVDSVKSTVMVEWNERKICRGKEVEVNELCILNPELLDHIKAVTNHAVDPPSPAPDKKYEGRLRSSRIPAPASFANRSQTRQTCMFQAPAPVPAPVPTSESAQVNLETVHPDVPSSSVLTNSAIPNQQHRKNEAKPAQSLPYVREAKKENDEPERMPPAPAVKGRRKSVAPQEINKGNKRLSCVVKPSNVQTKRGKFGEAPRPNQKFYEMIQDFRETLEIIPLATTDHIEPHRICVCVRKRPLNKQEINKKEIDVVSVPGNGALLVHEPKQKVDLTKYLDNQMFHFDYSFDETATNDLVYKFTAKPLVQSIFEGGMATCFAYGQTGSGKTHTMGGDFTGRQQNSAKGIYALAAQDVFAYLNHRRYSNLELCAYVSFFEIYNGKVYDLLNKKAKLRVLEDDRQQVQVVGLEEVYVATAEEVIKMIQAGSACRTSGQTSANANSSRSHAILQIVLRRNNRANTLHGKFSLVDLAGNERGTDVSSNDRSTLVETAEINRSLLALKECIRSLGMNSDHIPFRMSTLTKVLRDSFIGEKSRTCMIAMVSPGMTSCEYTMNTLRYADRVKELKGNAKSNGAAKAEEPVNSSTEEESVEDTSVYDAITQVAELEEKVYTEFQRGNELFNAMGQTSYNIEAGLPDLMDHAKKLLDTVLALQTAVDQERRARQSF; this is encoded by the exons ATGGAGGCCAGCATGTCCAGACTTCTTGTTGGACTGTCTGTAAAAATCAGTCGCAGTGATG GTCGAGTTCATCTGGCAATGGTGAAGTCCGTGGATTCCGTTAAGTCCACGGTAATGGTTGAGTGGAATGAAAGAAAGATCTGCCGAGGAAAGGAG gTTGAAGTGAATGAGTTATGTATACTCAATCCTGAACTTTTGGACCATATAAAGGCTGTCACTAACCATGCTGTAGACCCACCCTCTCCTGCTCCAGACAAG AAGTATGAGGGCCGTCTTCGCTCATCCAGGATTCCTGCCCCTGCCTCCT TTGCCAATCGGTCTCAGACCAGGCAGACGTGTATGTTCCAGGCCCCGGCCCCTGTTCCAGCACCAGTCCCCACCTCTGAGTCTGCGCAGGTGAACCTAGAGACGGTCCACCCTGATGTCCCCTCTTCATCAGTCCTGACAAACTCTG CGATTCCTAATCAGCAGCACAGAAAGAATGAGGCCAAACCAGCTCAGTCGCTGCCTTATGTGCGTGAGGCGAAAAAGGAAAATGATGAACCTGAGAGAATGCCACCTGCACCTGCAGTGAAAG GCAGAAGAAAATCAGTGGCTCCCCAAGAGATaaacaaaggcaacaaaagGCTGTCTTGCGTTGTAAAGCCCTCTAACGTTCAGACCAAGAGGGGAAAG TTTGGGGAGGCTCCTCGACCAAACCAAAAGTTCTACGAGATGATCCAAGACTTCAGAGAGACCCTGGAAATAATCCCCTTAGCAACTACTGACCAT attGAACCTCACAGGATTTGTGTGTGCGTTCGCAAGCGGCCCCTTAACAAACAAG AGATTAATAAAAAGGAGATAGATGTCGTGTCTGTACCTGGAAACGGTGCGCTGCTGGTCCATGAGCCAAAACAGAAGGTGGACCTCACCAAGTACTTGGACAACCAAATGTTCCACTTTGACTACTCCTTTGATGAGACCGCCACCAACGACCTGGTCTACAA ATTCACAGCCAAACCTTTGGTGCAGTCTATTTTTGAAGGCGGCATGGCAACATGTTTCGCCTATGGCCAGACTGGAAGTGGGAAGACTCAT ACGATGGGAGGAGATTTCACAGGGAGGCAGCAGAACAGTGCCAAAGGAATCTACGCCTTGGCAG CCCAGGATGTTTTCGCCTATCTGAACCACAGGAGGTATTCTAACCTGGAACTCTGTGCCTATGTGAGCTTCTTCGAGATTTACAATGGAAAA GTGTATGACCTGCTGAATAAGAAGGCAAAGCTCCGTGTGCTGGAGGATGACCGGCAGCAGGTCCAGGTGGTGGGCCTGGAGGAGGTCTATGTGGCCACAGCAGAAGAGGTCATCAAGATGATCCAGGCGGGCAGTGCGTGCAG AACATCAGGCCAGACCTCCGCCAATGCCAACTCATCCCGCTCTCATGCCATCCTGCAGATTGTCCTGCGGCGCAATAACCGTGCCAACACGCTGCATGGCAAGTTTTCCCTCGTCGATTTGGCTGGCAACGAGCGCGGCACAGACGTCAGCAGCAACGACCGCAGCACTTTAGTGGAGACTGCCGAGATCAACCGCAGCCTGCTGGCTCTCAAG GAGTGTATTCGTTCACTGGGAATGAACAGCGATCACATTCCTTTCCGGATGAGCACTTTGACCAAAGTCCTCAGGGATTCCTTCATCGGAGAAAAGTCCAGGACCTGCATG ATCGCGATGGTGTCACCAGGCATGACTTCATGTGAATACACGATGAACACACTACGTTATGCTGACAG AGTGAAGGAACTGAAAGGCAACGCCAAGTCCAATGGAGCGGCTAAGGCAGAAGAGCCTGTGAATAGCTCCACAGAGGAG GAATCTGTTGAGGACACCAGTGTATATGATGCCATAACCCAAGTGGCAGAGCTGGAGGAGAAGGTTTACACGGAGTTCCAG AGGGGTAATGAACTCTTCAATGCAATGGGGCAGACCTCGTACAATATCGAGGCAGGACTTCCAGACCTGATGGATCACGCAAAGAAATTACTGG ACACGGTACTGGCTTTGCAGACTGCCGTGGACCAGGAGAGAAGGGCAAGGCAAAGCTTCTAA
- the kif2c gene encoding kinesin-like protein KIF2C isoform X1 → MEASMSRLLVGLSVKISRSDGRVHLAMVKSVDSVKSTVMVEWNERKICRGKEVEVNELCILNPELLDHIKAVTNHAVDPPSPAPDKKYEGRLRSSRIPAPASSSAPAVNKAEESVANRSQTRQTCMFQAPAPVPAPVPTSESAQVNLETVHPDVPSSSVLTNSAIPNQQHRKNEAKPAQSLPYVREAKKENDEPERMPPAPAVKGRRKSVAPQEINKGNKRLSCVVKPSNVQTKRGKFGEAPRPNQKFYEMIQDFRETLEIIPLATTDHIEPHRICVCVRKRPLNKQEINKKEIDVVSVPGNGALLVHEPKQKVDLTKYLDNQMFHFDYSFDETATNDLVYKFTAKPLVQSIFEGGMATCFAYGQTGSGKTHTMGGDFTGRQQNSAKGIYALAAQDVFAYLNHRRYSNLELCAYVSFFEIYNGKVYDLLNKKAKLRVLEDDRQQVQVVGLEEVYVATAEEVIKMIQAGSACRTSGQTSANANSSRSHAILQIVLRRNNRANTLHGKFSLVDLAGNERGTDVSSNDRSTLVETAEINRSLLALKECIRSLGMNSDHIPFRMSTLTKVLRDSFIGEKSRTCMIAMVSPGMTSCEYTMNTLRYADRVKELKGNAKSNGAAKAEEPVNSSTEEESVEDTSVYDAITQVAELEEKVYTEFQRGNELFNAMGQTSYNIEAGLPDLMDHAKKLLDTVLALQTAVDQERRARQSF, encoded by the exons ATGGAGGCCAGCATGTCCAGACTTCTTGTTGGACTGTCTGTAAAAATCAGTCGCAGTGATG GTCGAGTTCATCTGGCAATGGTGAAGTCCGTGGATTCCGTTAAGTCCACGGTAATGGTTGAGTGGAATGAAAGAAAGATCTGCCGAGGAAAGGAG gTTGAAGTGAATGAGTTATGTATACTCAATCCTGAACTTTTGGACCATATAAAGGCTGTCACTAACCATGCTGTAGACCCACCCTCTCCTGCTCCAGACAAG AAGTATGAGGGCCGTCTTCGCTCATCCAGGATTCCTGCCCCTGCCTCCT CCTCTGCTCCAGCAGTCAACAAAGCTGAAGAGTCAG TTGCCAATCGGTCTCAGACCAGGCAGACGTGTATGTTCCAGGCCCCGGCCCCTGTTCCAGCACCAGTCCCCACCTCTGAGTCTGCGCAGGTGAACCTAGAGACGGTCCACCCTGATGTCCCCTCTTCATCAGTCCTGACAAACTCTG CGATTCCTAATCAGCAGCACAGAAAGAATGAGGCCAAACCAGCTCAGTCGCTGCCTTATGTGCGTGAGGCGAAAAAGGAAAATGATGAACCTGAGAGAATGCCACCTGCACCTGCAGTGAAAG GCAGAAGAAAATCAGTGGCTCCCCAAGAGATaaacaaaggcaacaaaagGCTGTCTTGCGTTGTAAAGCCCTCTAACGTTCAGACCAAGAGGGGAAAG TTTGGGGAGGCTCCTCGACCAAACCAAAAGTTCTACGAGATGATCCAAGACTTCAGAGAGACCCTGGAAATAATCCCCTTAGCAACTACTGACCAT attGAACCTCACAGGATTTGTGTGTGCGTTCGCAAGCGGCCCCTTAACAAACAAG AGATTAATAAAAAGGAGATAGATGTCGTGTCTGTACCTGGAAACGGTGCGCTGCTGGTCCATGAGCCAAAACAGAAGGTGGACCTCACCAAGTACTTGGACAACCAAATGTTCCACTTTGACTACTCCTTTGATGAGACCGCCACCAACGACCTGGTCTACAA ATTCACAGCCAAACCTTTGGTGCAGTCTATTTTTGAAGGCGGCATGGCAACATGTTTCGCCTATGGCCAGACTGGAAGTGGGAAGACTCAT ACGATGGGAGGAGATTTCACAGGGAGGCAGCAGAACAGTGCCAAAGGAATCTACGCCTTGGCAG CCCAGGATGTTTTCGCCTATCTGAACCACAGGAGGTATTCTAACCTGGAACTCTGTGCCTATGTGAGCTTCTTCGAGATTTACAATGGAAAA GTGTATGACCTGCTGAATAAGAAGGCAAAGCTCCGTGTGCTGGAGGATGACCGGCAGCAGGTCCAGGTGGTGGGCCTGGAGGAGGTCTATGTGGCCACAGCAGAAGAGGTCATCAAGATGATCCAGGCGGGCAGTGCGTGCAG AACATCAGGCCAGACCTCCGCCAATGCCAACTCATCCCGCTCTCATGCCATCCTGCAGATTGTCCTGCGGCGCAATAACCGTGCCAACACGCTGCATGGCAAGTTTTCCCTCGTCGATTTGGCTGGCAACGAGCGCGGCACAGACGTCAGCAGCAACGACCGCAGCACTTTAGTGGAGACTGCCGAGATCAACCGCAGCCTGCTGGCTCTCAAG GAGTGTATTCGTTCACTGGGAATGAACAGCGATCACATTCCTTTCCGGATGAGCACTTTGACCAAAGTCCTCAGGGATTCCTTCATCGGAGAAAAGTCCAGGACCTGCATG ATCGCGATGGTGTCACCAGGCATGACTTCATGTGAATACACGATGAACACACTACGTTATGCTGACAG AGTGAAGGAACTGAAAGGCAACGCCAAGTCCAATGGAGCGGCTAAGGCAGAAGAGCCTGTGAATAGCTCCACAGAGGAG GAATCTGTTGAGGACACCAGTGTATATGATGCCATAACCCAAGTGGCAGAGCTGGAGGAGAAGGTTTACACGGAGTTCCAG AGGGGTAATGAACTCTTCAATGCAATGGGGCAGACCTCGTACAATATCGAGGCAGGACTTCCAGACCTGATGGATCACGCAAAGAAATTACTGG ACACGGTACTGGCTTTGCAGACTGCCGTGGACCAGGAGAGAAGGGCAAGGCAAAGCTTCTAA